The Nocardia vinacea genome contains the following window.
ACCGGCATCGACGAGCAAACCCTCGCCACCGATATCGGCAGTGCCGGAGCCGGAGCCCTCAAAAAGTTCACCGCCGACGCGGTCAACGACTACTTCGCCGCCCACCGCCGACGACGCGCAGACCTCGCCCGCGACCCGGAATTCGTGTGCACGGTCCTCCGCGCCGGAAACGAAAGCGCCAACGAAATCGCGAACCGCACCCTCGACGAGGTGCGGGCCGCGATGGGAACTACGTACTGATCGGATGTTGTCGCAGGAAATAGCGGACCACCGCGTCGAACGCCTTCGGCGCTTCGAGGTTGCAGCAGTGGCCGACACCGGGAATCACGACCAACTGCGAGCCGGGGATATTCGCGTGCAATCCCTCGGCGATGCGCAGCGGCGCTCGCTCGTCGAGCTCGCCGTTGAGGATCAGCGTGGGGACGGCGATGGTGGGTAGCACGTTGCGCAGGTCGGCCTCCGCAAATGCCGAAAGTATCGCGATCATGCCGCTCGGTCGCGAATCGGACATGATCGCCAGCATCTCGTCGATCCACTCCCGGGGGATCGGCGTGGCGAAAAATGTCGGTAGGTAGGACTCGGCCCACTCGGCCGGTGGCCGCTGGGTCTCCTCCCGTATCCGCCGCACCCGCTCGTCCACCACATCCGCCGGCAGCGATCCCGCCCATCCGGCGTATGCGCCGACCAGGATCAACGAGCGCGGCACATCGGGGTGGCGGTGATACAACTCGATGGCCAGGCCGCCACCGAACGACAGCCCGAGCACATGTGGATGTTCGATACCGAGTCCCCGAATCAAACCCGCCAGGGTGTCGGCGTAGTAACCGAGACGCACACCTTCCGGCGGATCGTCGGACCTGCCGCACCCAGGTGCGTCCCAGGCAATGACCGTGTACTCATCGGCGAGCGACTCCAGCTGCAGCCGCCACGATCGGCTGTCCTCCCATCCGCCATGGAGCAGCACCAGCGGTGGACCGGCACCCACCATCCGGTAGGCGATCGACCACCCATCGACCTCGATCCGAGCTGAATCGTCCGCAACCTTCATCGGGATCAGCCCGGCTTGATATTGGCGTTGCGGTGGAAAACATTCTCGGGGTCGTACTCGGTCTTGATATCGGCCAGCTTCGCGTATTTGGCGGGTCCATAGGATGCGCGGACCCGGTCCTCGCCCGCCTCCGCCATGAAGTTGACGTACCCACCCTGGTTGGAGGCGAAGGGGCACAGCGCTTCCCAGGTCGAGCGCACCCACGCCCTGTCAACGGCCAATATCTCGGCGTCGGGGGCGGCGGCTTCTATATTGCATACGTAGTGTGCCGAGCGCGCGCCGCCGAATGCGGTGTCGTCCTCCCCGATAGCCGTGAAGGCGCCATCGAGTGTGAAGATCGGCATGAACGAGAGCGGCGATGTCTTCTTCCCGGCCTGCTCGGTCAGAATCGCGATCACGTCGTCGGAGAAATCGTCGAGATCGAGCGCCTTCTCATATCCGTGAATGCCCCACGGCGCCGCCACATCGAGCATCGACTGCAATCCGGTAAAGGGTATCGGGGCAATGAATTCGAAGAGCGGGGTGAGCGCATCACGGATCGGGGCCAGCATCTGGGCATGCTCCTCGGCGGTACCGTAACCGGCGACGATAAGGGCGTGGCCCGGAACGAAGTGGTACTGCTCCGGTACGAAAGGCTCCGGCGGCGCGGATAATGCGACGCAGACCAGTACTCCCGACCTGGGCGGCATCGTTGGGATGAACTCCCGAATCAGATGTAGCGCGGCATCGCCATCCGTCAGTGGCCAGAAGAAGATCCCGACGTGCACTTCGGGCCCGATCTGATGGGTGCGATATTCGAATTCGGTGACGATTCCGAAGTTTCCGCCACCACCACGCAACGCCCAGAACAGGTCCGGATGCTCGCTGTCGGACGCCCGCACGATCCGGCTATCGGCAAGGACGACCTGCGCCGAGACGAGATTGTCGATCGACAGTCCGGCTACGCGGGTCAGCCAACCCATGCCACCCCCCAGGGTGAGGCCACCCACGCCGGTATCGCTGATCACACCGCCGGGCACGGCCAGTCCGTACGCCTGGGTCGCGGCGTCCATATCCGCCATCGTCGCGCCGCCGCCGACCCGGGCTGTCCCGTCCGCCGGGTCCACGACCACGCGATTCATCACGCCGAGATTGATCATCAGGCCGCCGTCGCAGACCGCCGTGCCGCTATAAGCGTGGGCACCGCCGCGCACCGCTACCTCGAGGTCGTTTTCCCTGGCGAAAGCCAAGGCCGCGGCCACATCCTCGGCGGACAGGCACTGAGCGATCACCGCGGGCCGCCGATCGATGGCCCCGTTCCAGATGGAGCGGGCATGGTCATAACCCGCGTCGTCAGGAGCGAATACCGGCCCGCCGATAGCGGATCGCAATGCTCTGAAGTCGAAACTCATTGTTTGGGTCATGGCATTTCTCCAGCCACCGGGTCCCCGACCACTCGTGGAAGAGCGGGTCACGCTGTCCGCGTCGCCGACTCTTGCTGCGGCACCGACACGTAGGTGGTGCTATCCGAATGCCGCGCACACAACCAGCCATCCGGGTGATGTGGCGCGCTTGACATATTAACGCCGGTGCACCGCAGCCGTACCTGGTTTCGATCCGGTGCCGACCTACCGGCGACGTGTCGGTGCGGCACCGGCCGGAATCTTGGTGCTAAAAGCTTGGGTATGGACAGGGGTGTAATCGAAGGAGTACATAGATCGGTAGTCGGCATCGCGTTGGTGGGGATGCTCGTCGCGACGACGCTCGGTGCGCCGTCGGCGTTTGCCGAGGTCACCACATCCGCGCAGATTTCTACGGATACGGCGTCGGACGACGGCTCGCACATAACCGACGTCGAGTACATCGACGATCGATATATCCGACTTCAGGTCTATTCCGCGGCGATGGACGCTGAATTTCCGGTAGAGATCCAGCGGGCCGCGGATGGCTCGGTTCCTCGGCCGACGCTATATCTATTGAACGGTGCGGGCGGCGGTGAGGACGACGCATCATGGCAGGCACAGAGCGACGCGCGGCAGTTCATGTCGGATAAAAATGTCAACCTGGTCCAGCCGATCGGCGGTAGGTTCAGTTACTACACCGACTGGCTCGAGGACGATCCGGTACTGGGTCGCAATAAATGGAAGACCTACCTGACCGATGAATTGCCACCGCTGATCAATGCCGCCATCGGCACCGACGGAGTCAACGCGATCGCGGGAATTTCCGCTTCCACCGCCACGGTGTTGGCATTGCCCATTGCCAGACCCGACCTCTACCGGGCGGCTGCCGCATATAGCGGCTGCGCGCAGACAAGCGATCCGATCGGTTCCAGGTTCCTGAAGCTCGTGATCGCCTGGGGTGGCGGAAACGCCGATAACATGTGGGGACCGGTCGGCTCGCCGGAATGGATGGAAAACGATCCATACCTGCACGCCGATAAATTGCGCGGCATCGATCTCTATCTTTCGTCAGGCAATGGCCTGCCCGGAAAATATGACACGCTGGACGGGGCGCATGCCGAACCCGGACTAGACGGACTGACGAATCAAGTTCTACTCGGTGGCGCGATCGAGGCAGCAGCCAATTACTGCATGAAGAATCTGCAGGCGAAGCTGATATCGCTCGGCATTCCGGCGACGTACAACTTCGACGAGGGCACGCACTCGTGGGGTTATTGGGAAGATGAGTTGAAGCGGTCGTGGCCGATCCTTGCGCACGGACTCGGCTTGACATAGTGCAGCATTGCAACCGAACGCGGGGCGGAGCCCTTCGGCGTCCGGCCCGCGTTCGGTTGCAATGGCTAGAGGATAGAGAAAATTATACCGAGCAGTGCGCCAATAGCCGGTCCGAGAATGCTTCCAAGACCCAGCAGCACGAGTGTCCTCCTATTTTCGGCGGTGTGGCGATGGACCGGTGCGATCATCCCAAGCGGCGCATAGTCGACAGTTCAACGGTCTCGGCGTGTCGGCAAGTTGTCCGGCATAGGCATCGGGCGTTGACCGGCGCGGACACCGACACGCTATGGAACCAAATAGTCCGTTTTGTGACGCATGTGACATAGCGTCATCGAATACTTCGGCGCTTGGTCAGGAGGCGGCTCGATGAGGTCGGGTATTCGTACGCGACGGGCAGCGGTCGGCTGTGCTGCATTGGCAATGGCAGGTTCGATCGCGCATCCAGCGGCGGCCGTACCACAGCCCGATACCACCCCGCTGCCGCCCGGACTGATCGCGGCCGTCGCGAGTGACCTCGGAATGGATGCGCACGAATATCTCGTACGCACCGAAACCGCCCGGCGGCTGGCCGAATTCGCACAGCAGGCCCGCGCCGCATTCCCAGCCGTATTCGCCGGGATCCGGATGAACGACGACCGCCCGATCGTCTCCCTCGCCGAAGGTGAGCGCGCCGCGGACGCCAAATCCATCGCCGCAAAGGCCGGATTCAGCGTGGAAACCGTTGCCGACAGTGAGCGCACCCTCGATGCCCGCCGCGTCGCCTTCGAACGTTGGTTATCCGGTCAGCCGAGCACCGTCGTCGACTCGATTGTCGCCTACGGCATCGACGTGGTGACCAACAGTTTCGCCGTTCGCCTGGCGAACGACGTGCAGTTGCCGACCGATATCGGGCCGATCCAGTCGGTGACGGCCGTACTGCCGGAAGCCCGACCCGACGACTCCACCGTCGGCATCCAGGCGATCGCGGGAATCGAAGCCGAAGGCGACATCATCGGTGGCCAGCCGTTCGGCATCAAGGTCGACGGAAAAGCGCACCGGTGCTCGTTCGGCTTCAATGCCACCGACGCCGGCGGCAATACCGTGAATATCACCGCCGGGCACTGCGACCCGAACAACGTTGTCGAGCCATCCGCGAAAACCACTGAGCCCCAACGCGTCTACGAATTCAAAGATGGGCAGCTCGGCAAGGAGATCGGTGACTTCGCGGTCTCCCAGTTCGCACCCAAGGACTACGCGATCGTGCGGATCAACGAGACATTCGCGCCGCGCTTCCGGAACAACCTGGTGTCCACCCAGAAAATGGATTCACCGGCGCAGGCGCCCGACGTGAATGTGAACAGCAGCAATGCGAGACAGTCGCGAGCTGCCGGTTCGGATGTTCTGCGCATCGACGGAACCACCGAACCGGTGGTCGGAGCGGCCGTCTGCAAAACCGGCTTCACATCCGGATATTCGTGCGGGACAGTGCTGGCGGCCGGGCAAAAGGGCCTGTTACGCGGCCACGGCGACCAACCGATCGAGATCGAGAATATGTTCTATGCCGCCCTCTGCGGCCAGCGCGGCGACAGCGGCGGACCGATCTTCGCAGGCACCAAGGCACTCGGCCTCAGCAGCGCCATCGTCACGGCGAGCTCCCCCTTCGACCTCGGCTGCGGCCACGTCCCACTGCTGCTCGGCCAGCCGATCAGCAGTGTGCTGCAAGACAATCCGGGTTTGACCATTCGGACGAACTGATGCTCATGAAACCCATCGATATGGAAGGCAAATACATCTAAGGAGCGAATCGATGCTGCGCGTTGTCGCGGCCGCCATTGCGGTCAGTGCACTCATGGTTTGTGCCGGTCCAGCCGTTGCCGAGGGGTTGGGCGACAGCGTTGTCACGTTCGCCAATGCCCCGAACGACGACGCCGCAACGTCCGCTGACAGTCCGGCCGATAGTGGCCCCACATCTACTGACGGACTGAATGACAGCGCCACCAAGTCCGCCAATTCCCCCAACAGTGCCGCCGCGTCTACAGACAGCCTGGGCGAGAGCGTCAGCACTTCCGCCGAGAGGTTGGGCGACAGCCTCGCCCCGTCCGCCAACGACTTGGATGGCAGCCTTGCCACGCCGACAGACAGCCTGGGCGAGAGCGTCAACACGCCCGCCGATGCCCTGAGCAGCGGTGTCGCCACGTCTGCGGACGGTCTGGGCGAAAGAGTCAGCACTTCTGCCGACAGTCTGAACGACAGCGTCACCCCATCCGCCAACGGCCTGGACGACAGCCTCGCCGCCTACGCCGAAGACAGCGACAACAACACCGCTACGCCGGCCGACGAGACCGACGACGATATCGCCGTCACGCCCGCCGCCAGCCCGCCCGACAGTGGAACAACTCCTGCCGGACTCACGCTCTCACTGGTCCGCTTGGGCACCAGAGCCCTCGCCTTGACAGTGGTACCACTCCACCAGTTCCCAGCCTTCGACGCCGTCATCACCCACGAGAGCGGTTGGGACTTCTTCGCCATCAACCCGAAAAGCGGCGCGTACGGCCTCGGCCAAGCACTGCCCGCCGAAAAAATGCAAACCCACGGCGCCGACTGGCGCTTCAACCCACTGACCCAAATCCGCTGGACCTACGACTACATGAACGAGCGCTACGGCGGCCCCGACGGTGCTTGGGCATTCTGGCAGGTACACCACTGGTACTGACCGACATCAGCTCTTTGCCGGGGCGCGGTGCAGTTCCTTCCGGTCGTAGTAGCGAGTGACGCCGCCGCCCACGACCAGTCCGATGACCAACCCCAGCAGCGTCATCCAGATCGCGCGGCTCAGCCCGGCGGAGCCATCGGCGTTGAAATACAGGATCGCCCTGATGCCGAGGTAAACCTGGTGCATAGGTTCGAAATCGGCAAGCCAGGCAACGGATTTCGGGATTGCCTCGATCGGAATGGTGCCGCCGGAGGACGGCAGGCCGAGCACGATGAACAGGATGAGGTTGACCAGCAGACCGGCAGTGCCGAGCGCTGACACGATCGACAGCGCGGTGACGCCGACCGCGATGATCGCGAAGGTGCTGTAGAGGAACAGCAGCAGCGGCCGCTCGATCGGCATGCCCAGCCAATGCCCGACCGCCATGAATATCCCGGCCACAACCGGCGCGGTGCCGGTGATCACGCCCCACTTCAGCAGCAGCGTCCGCAGCCGGGAAATCGGCGTCGGCGGATAGTGCACGTACCAGGGACCGAATTCGGTCGGTGCGAAACCGAGCGACGAATCGACCATCCCGTTGATCACCATGGCGCCGGTGAATCCGGCCAGCAGCACCATCATCGTGTAAAAGAAGGCCGTCAGACCGCCGCCCGTACCCGACGGCAGGGGATGGAACGGGGTGATGACCACATCGATCGGCTGGGCCAGCATCAGCCGACTCAGGCCGGCCAGTTCCGGGGCTGATCCAGACGATTGCAGCTGGGTCTGCACGGTCTCGGTGAGCTGCTTGCCGACCGTCTGATTCGCTTGCGCGAGTGCGCTTCCGGCCACCGTCTGCACAACCTGCGATGAGAACGCCCCGGACCGCGGATTGGTGTACACCGTGATGATCGGCCGGCTGACATCGCCGGGCACCACGCTGGCGGTGGCGAAAATTCCGAGCCGCTTGGTGAAGTCGCTCGGAATGACGATCGCCCCGTACACATTGCCCGAGTTCAACTCTTGCTGCGCTTCGTTGATGCCGAGCACCCGCAGATCGATTTTGTCGCTCGGAATCTGCTGCACCAGCGCATCACTGATCTGCTTGCCGACATTGGTGGGCTTCCCGCCGATCA
Protein-coding sequences here:
- a CDS encoding alpha/beta hydrolase, which codes for MKVADDSARIEVDGWSIAYRMVGAGPPLVLLHGGWEDSRSWRLQLESLADEYTVIAWDAPGCGRSDDPPEGVRLGYYADTLAGLIRGLGIEHPHVLGLSFGGGLAIELYHRHPDVPRSLILVGAYAGWAGSLPADVVDERVRRIREETQRPPAEWAESYLPTFFATPIPREWIDEMLAIMSDSRPSGMIAILSAFAEADLRNVLPTIAVPTLILNGELDERAPLRIAEGLHANIPGSQLVVIPGVGHCCNLEAPKAFDAVVRYFLRQHPIST
- a CDS encoding FAD-binding oxidoreductase; translation: MTQTMSFDFRALRSAIGGPVFAPDDAGYDHARSIWNGAIDRRPAVIAQCLSAEDVAAALAFARENDLEVAVRGGAHAYSGTAVCDGGLMINLGVMNRVVVDPADGTARVGGGATMADMDAATQAYGLAVPGGVISDTGVGGLTLGGGMGWLTRVAGLSIDNLVSAQVVLADSRIVRASDSEHPDLFWALRGGGGNFGIVTEFEYRTHQIGPEVHVGIFFWPLTDGDAALHLIREFIPTMPPRSGVLVCVALSAPPEPFVPEQYHFVPGHALIVAGYGTAEEHAQMLAPIRDALTPLFEFIAPIPFTGLQSMLDVAAPWGIHGYEKALDLDDFSDDVIAILTEQAGKKTSPLSFMPIFTLDGAFTAIGEDDTAFGGARSAHYVCNIEAAAPDAEILAVDRAWVRSTWEALCPFASNQGGYVNFMAEAGEDRVRASYGPAKYAKLADIKTEYDPENVFHRNANIKPG
- a CDS encoding alpha/beta hydrolase family protein; the protein is MLVATTLGAPSAFAEVTTSAQISTDTASDDGSHITDVEYIDDRYIRLQVYSAAMDAEFPVEIQRAADGSVPRPTLYLLNGAGGGEDDASWQAQSDARQFMSDKNVNLVQPIGGRFSYYTDWLEDDPVLGRNKWKTYLTDELPPLINAAIGTDGVNAIAGISASTATVLALPIARPDLYRAAAAYSGCAQTSDPIGSRFLKLVIAWGGGNADNMWGPVGSPEWMENDPYLHADKLRGIDLYLSSGNGLPGKYDTLDGAHAEPGLDGLTNQVLLGGAIEAAANYCMKNLQAKLISLGIPATYNFDEGTHSWGYWEDELKRSWPILAHGLGLT
- a CDS encoding S1 family peptidase, with the translated sequence MAGSIAHPAAAVPQPDTTPLPPGLIAAVASDLGMDAHEYLVRTETARRLAEFAQQARAAFPAVFAGIRMNDDRPIVSLAEGERAADAKSIAAKAGFSVETVADSERTLDARRVAFERWLSGQPSTVVDSIVAYGIDVVTNSFAVRLANDVQLPTDIGPIQSVTAVLPEARPDDSTVGIQAIAGIEAEGDIIGGQPFGIKVDGKAHRCSFGFNATDAGGNTVNITAGHCDPNNVVEPSAKTTEPQRVYEFKDGQLGKEIGDFAVSQFAPKDYAIVRINETFAPRFRNNLVSTQKMDSPAQAPDVNVNSSNARQSRAAGSDVLRIDGTTEPVVGAAVCKTGFTSGYSCGTVLAAGQKGLLRGHGDQPIEIENMFYAALCGQRGDSGGPIFAGTKALGLSSAIVTASSPFDLGCGHVPLLLGQPISSVLQDNPGLTIRTN
- a CDS encoding transglycosylase SLT domain-containing protein, whose protein sequence is MLRVVAAAIAVSALMVCAGPAVAEGLGDSVVTFANAPNDDAATSADSPADSGPTSTDGLNDSATKSANSPNSAAASTDSLGESVSTSAERLGDSLAPSANDLDGSLATPTDSLGESVNTPADALSSGVATSADGLGERVSTSADSLNDSVTPSANGLDDSLAAYAEDSDNNTATPADETDDDIAVTPAASPPDSGTTPAGLTLSLVRLGTRALALTVVPLHQFPAFDAVITHESGWDFFAINPKSGAYGLGQALPAEKMQTHGADWRFNPLTQIRWTYDYMNERYGGPDGAWAFWQVHHWY
- a CDS encoding YhgE/Pip domain-containing protein, yielding MTNPEEVEQTSPRRSPVRVRLAPAVVVSLLMALLATMYLAYVVDPSKHLHGFPIALVDQDSGDLIGGKPTNVGKQISDALVQQIPSDKIDLRVLGINEAQQELNSGNVYGAIVIPSDFTKRLGIFATASVVPGDVSRPIITVYTNPRSGAFSSQVVQTVAGSALAQANQTVGKQLTETVQTQLQSSGSAPELAGLSRLMLAQPIDVVITPFHPLPSGTGGGLTAFFYTMMVLLAGFTGAMVINGMVDSSLGFAPTEFGPWYVHYPPTPISRLRTLLLKWGVITGTAPVVAGIFMAVGHWLGMPIERPLLLFLYSTFAIIAVGVTALSIVSALGTAGLLVNLILFIVLGLPSSGGTIPIEAIPKSVAWLADFEPMHQVYLGIRAILYFNADGSAGLSRAIWMTLLGLVIGLVVGGGVTRYYDRKELHRAPAKS